A genomic region of Halopelagius longus contains the following coding sequences:
- the cmk gene encoding (d)CMP kinase: MLLTVSGPAGSGKSTTAAGLAEALDLEHISGGDIFRELAAERGYSAVEFNKLAEEDDQIDRDLDRRLYTIATERDDVVLESRLAGWLAGEHADLRFWLDAPIAVRAARIADREDKSVELAREETEARERSEALRYEEYYNIPIRDLSIYDMVLNTARWGPDEVLDIMGGAVESYRSEADEGQYAVDGVNYDF; encoded by the coding sequence ATGTTGCTGACCGTCTCCGGCCCCGCGGGAAGCGGGAAGAGTACGACCGCGGCTGGACTGGCCGAGGCGCTCGACCTCGAACACATCAGCGGCGGCGACATCTTCCGCGAACTCGCCGCCGAACGGGGGTACAGCGCCGTCGAGTTCAACAAGCTCGCAGAGGAGGACGACCAGATCGACCGCGACCTCGACAGACGCCTCTACACCATCGCGACGGAGCGAGACGACGTGGTGCTCGAATCCCGCCTCGCGGGGTGGCTCGCGGGCGAGCACGCCGACCTGCGCTTCTGGCTCGACGCGCCGATAGCCGTCCGCGCCGCGCGCATCGCCGACCGCGAGGACAAGAGCGTCGAACTCGCGCGCGAGGAGACGGAGGCGCGCGAACGGAGCGAGGCCCTGCGGTACGAGGAGTACTACAACATCCCCATCCGCGACCTCTCCATCTACGACATGGTGCTGAACACCGCCCGGTGGGGTCCCGACGAGGTGCTCGACATCATGGGCGGTGCGGTCGAGTCGTACCGCTCGGAGGCGGACGAGGGGCAGTACGCCGTCGACGGCGTCAACTACGACTTCTAA
- a CDS encoding DUF106 domain-containing protein, whose protein sequence is MARTESKVRDLVSTDPEMRTAVETVLERSEAGEVKWVDVKGDLTSGQWGRLIEKGVLVDGDEGFRLADPEGAREGLEAAAGNGASSASTSSSSSAADIDTGDSSWSTYDKMAGVVTVGLFLGYSWKPLRDVIGSTMNVALGPLHEVLPFYAVVMVLALATGLYSTLLQANLMDMEKMGAYQERMKDIQERQKKAKENGNDEELERIQQEQMEAMGDQLGMFKEQFRPMVWIMFLTIPVFLWMYWAIGVGGGSEAHVALNNLVLPLRGEVAWTESVLGPIQAWIVWYFLCSMGFTQIIRKSLDIDMSPSAS, encoded by the coding sequence ATGGCAAGAACCGAATCGAAGGTGCGCGACCTCGTCTCCACCGACCCGGAGATGCGCACGGCCGTCGAGACCGTCCTCGAACGGTCGGAGGCCGGAGAGGTCAAGTGGGTCGACGTGAAGGGCGACCTCACGAGCGGTCAGTGGGGCCGCCTCATCGAGAAGGGCGTCCTCGTCGACGGCGACGAGGGGTTCCGCCTCGCCGACCCGGAGGGGGCCCGCGAGGGTCTGGAAGCGGCCGCCGGTAACGGAGCGTCCTCGGCGTCCACGTCGTCCTCGTCGTCCGCCGCCGACATCGACACGGGCGACTCCTCGTGGTCCACGTACGACAAGATGGCCGGCGTGGTGACCGTCGGCCTGTTCCTCGGCTACTCGTGGAAGCCGCTCCGCGACGTGATCGGTTCGACGATGAACGTCGCGCTCGGCCCGCTTCACGAGGTGCTGCCGTTCTACGCCGTCGTGATGGTGCTGGCTCTCGCGACCGGTCTCTACTCGACGCTGCTTCAGGCGAACCTCATGGACATGGAGAAGATGGGGGCCTACCAAGAGCGGATGAAGGACATCCAAGAGCGTCAGAAGAAGGCCAAGGAGAACGGCAACGACGAGGAACTCGAACGCATCCAACAGGAGCAGATGGAGGCGATGGGCGACCAACTCGGGATGTTCAAAGAGCAGTTCCGCCCCATGGTCTGGATCATGTTCCTCACCATCCCGGTGTTCCTGTGGATGTACTGGGCCATCGGCGTCGGCGGCGGGTCGGAGGCGCACGTCGCGCTCAACAATCTCGTCCTGCCGCTTCGGGGCGAAGTCGCGTGGACCGAGTCGGTGCTCGGCCCGATTCAGGCGTGGATCGTCTGGTACTTCCTCTGCTCGATGGGCTTCACCCAGATTATCCGCAAGAGCCTCGACATCGACATGTCGCCGTCGGCGTCCTGA